The Plasmodium berghei ANKA genome assembly, contig: PbANKA_00_3, whole genome shotgun sequence genomic interval tgcaaaatgtattataaaattaccCAATAAGATATATCTTTAAATTGAAGTATAtaggaataaaaataaaattatttgacTCATTAAGATGGATTATGaacttatttatattcattaaaaacaatattaaaattatgtatatggAATTAGAAAAGGGAACCATGCAActtaatttgaaaatactataattttaataaaaaagtggTATATAGTATTAGAAACAAGTATATAAgtgtttattatattttaaaaaatgagtaTTTATACACTTTAAAGGATTCTAATAATGacaattttctttatttttatatttgtgaAGTATTTAAATTTCAGGACGTTTATGTTTTGCATTAGagcatatgtatatattttttaaattcattataaaattccttaaaatttataataaaaatataatagatattattaataatcaTGAGTTTAAGCATAaattatgttatatatatgaccaaaatgtattaaataTCTCCAATTTAATGTAGTTTGGCTAATctgtataaataatatataaacttaCTATGATGTTACTATTGTATTATTactttatattaattttaaattaatctaaaaataaaatgtggTTAACTACAGATAATTGTTGTATAGAAAATTCAAGTTTAcgtttccatttttatgcaatatatatgaaattaatATGTACTTAATTTATagttcaaaaataaattttcaatatgGCAATTAGTAAAGTGGTACATACAATTTATTGAATAGAAATGTTTGTTATTACAcatttttgatattatattatctataaattaataacatatttattttaatagacatttttattttattttttaaaacggTTTCTTAGTGTGGAGAGTTTGAAACTATATGGAAGTTTTTTCCCGATGAATTGAAAGATTCTGGAGAAtatgattttaaaaatgcatTACTCAATGCCTATTGCCCTAATGGAGATTCAGAAAACAATAAAGAATGTAAGACTGATGTTGATAAGATTAATGCTGGGTCTTTATggttatttaataaattttatggtGATAGTAATAAATTTTCGAATTATGCAGATGGAAAAATTGATGTTGTTGTATACTTTATGATGTGGTTAGGCTATAAGTTAAATCAAAAAACACATGACGGAATCAACACATTTAACGATTTTTATActagaaatataaataataatgaaaagtATACTAATACTATAGATGGTGTTGAGGGGTATAATAGTTATAAGGATCttatagataaaaaaaaagaattcATGGATATTTctaatgaaaatatgtcTAATCTTTATGATGTATTTAAAATGTTATGCAACATGATTAATAatgctaaaaaaaatgataatgacgaaacatatttaaaatatgctaataattttgttaataaacATAATGAACTTAAGAATGattctaataatattcaagggaattcatataataaaatattgtcTACATTATCAAATGATTATacttcttttaaaaatacttATTATGATTCTAATATAAGAAGTAAACTACCAAGTCTtataatggaaaaaaaaacacaaattTCTTTAAGGCCTAATGGATCACAAGATATGTTCTCGAGTGAAACGCTACCATCAAGTACTGAAATTGAAGTATCAATTTCTGAAACTGATGTATCAGATTCTGAAAAAACACTATCGAGTTCATTGACAATAAGCAAACTAATTCCAATTCCATTTATATTGGTTGCaacaataattttattaggAATTTCATATaaggtaaataataagtcaaataaaaaatatattcaacaCTGACTAATTtgtgaatataaataaattatacaatttaaaaaatttttatattagtattcgttatttggatttcgaaaaaaatgtaaaaaaataaagaagaaaattaatataagaCTCGAAGAGTAATGGCTATCTCAggaatagtaataatgatTGATATATGTTAAGAAATTGtctatttgaaaataaataattttttaccaTAATTATTGGGTATATaagaataattaaataatataatcaataatatataattttatatatgtatagttataatatttttgtactccttttgtataatttttaaacagTTTTTATGTTGTGGGTCAGGGTTATGTTTGTGAAACTCACATTCGGGTTAGGGAcaagtattatatttaatttttaataattttataatatttattggtCTATAAATGttgattaaatatatataccatTTACGTATGGTTAATCTCTAGATGAAGTCTAAATGTGTAACCAAAAAAGGGGTACGGGaattaatatgaaaacGACCACAtcacattttttcataaattatagtatatataattgagTGCTCATGCCGATTTAATATGGTtaaagtaaaatatttgtattgtatatattaatatatatattgactACATATGCATTCATATCATGCTATAATtcctattatataaaatttgttaatatgTGGTTACATCGAATTATGCATAACGCAATatgtttctttatttgatgaaaattCTATTTAGTAAAGCTTATAATTTGTCTACAGTTactttaatttaaattatattatgtcAATTGAACTGTAATAatagaattatatatgaggCTGGGTATGAATTATAAGATGAttcattttgaatattcatctacattataatatacCTTCAGCTTAATgggaatatttttattgttaattaaacatattacCAATATAGAATAGGTagtcataaaatatagatgcATGGAATACCGATCGAGAATCGACAATACAACATTATCTATAAAAGATGTTTTATACATCTAACATTTTTagtaatacataaaaaatacactatatatatgtgtataataaattcataaattataaatatatataatactcacttttttaatttcaataatttacatttatgttaaaattataatttatattgatataaatagttctctatatattaatttatttactataaaggtataataatatattaatcactattaatttataaatttgataGTTTTGaggtataaataaattatattttaaaatagttaaaatataaatatataaataaaatgtaatgtcatatttttctataatacttataaacaattcggtata includes:
- a CDS encoding BIR protein, whose protein sequence is MAISKVCGEFETIWKFFPDELKDSGEYDFKNALLNAYCPNGDSENNKECKTDVDKINAGSLWLFNKFYGDSNKFSNYADGKIDVVVYFMMWLGYKLNQKTHDGINTFNDFYTRNINNNEKYTNTIDGVEGYNSYKDLIDKKKEFMDISNENMSNLYDVFKMLCNMINNAKKNDNDETYLKYANNFVNKHNELKNDSNNIQGNSYNKILSTLSNDYTSFKNTYYDSNIRSKLPSLIMEKKTQISLRPNGSQDMFSSETLPSSTEIEVSISETDVSDSEKTLSSSLTISKLIPIPFILVATIILLGISYKYSLFGFRKKCKKIKKKINIRLEE